A window of Polynucleobacter sp. KF022 genomic DNA:
CTTCTTGACGAGCTAGTAACTCAGCTTGACGAGTTGCCTCGGCTGCACGTTTTTCTAATTCTTCCTCAGAAATAACGGGTTTAGCTGGCGCAGCTTTAGCTGCTGCTTTCGCTGGAGCCGCTTCTGCTGCCGGCTCAGGAGCTTTATCACCCGCTTTAACGAGCACACGCTTTTTACGAACCTCCACCTGCACAGTACGCGTACGTCCAGCAGAGTCTGCCTGACGAATTTCAGAGCTCTCGCGCTTGATTAAAGTAATCTTTTTGCGCGCCCCTGTATCTGCACTGCCATGCGCTTTTTGCAAATGCTCGAGCAGGACTGTTTTGTCCTTTTCGGTAATGCTGTCGTCCTCAGAACCTTTTTCGATACCGGCCGCCTTCAACTGCTCCAAGAGGTCTGGCGCGGTACGTTTTAATTCTTTAGCAAGTACTTTTACTGTTGTTGCCATGCACTACTTCCTCTCATGAAGTAAACCAATGTTCGCGCGCTTTCATGATGAGCGTTTTCGCAGTTTCTTCGTCAATTTGTGTCGCCTCAACCAGCTCATCAACAGCCAGTTCAGCGAGGTCGTCACGGGTATGTACTTGATTGTCAGCAAGCTTCGCAATCAACTCTGTGGTCATTCCCTCTAGGGAACGTAAGTCTTGTGAAACCTCGCCAATACGCTCTTCTTTTGCTAACTCCATTGTCAACAAAGAATCACGAGCACGAGTACGTAACTCATTCACAGTGTCTTCATCGAATGAATCGATTTCTAACATTTCAGACAATGGCACATAAGCCACTTCTTCCAATGTGTTGAAACCTTCTTCAATCAAGATGTCAGCTACTTCTTGGTCTACATCCAACTTGTCCATAAACAATTGACGTACAGAAGAGGCTTCTTTTTCAGTTTTCTCAGCAGACTCTTCAGGAGTCATGATGTTGATCTGCCAACCAGTCAAATCGCTCGCCAAACGAACGTTTTGTCCGCTGCGGCCAATCGCGATTGCCAAGTTCTCTTCATCAACCACTACGTCCATGGCGTGACGCTCTTCGTCAACCACGATAGAAGAAACTTGGGCTGGAGCCAAAGCACCAATCACGAACTGCGCTGGGTCTTCAGACCACAACACGATATCTACCGCTTCGCCAGCTACTTCGTTACGCACCGCAGTAACGCGTGTGCCACGAACACCAACACAAGTACCGATTGGGTCGATACGCTTGTCATAAGTAATGACGGCAATCTTTGCGCGGATACCAGGATCACGGGCAGCGCCTTTGATCTCTAACAAGCCCTGCTCCATCTCTGGAACTTCGTTCTCAAACAACTTGATCAAGAAATCTGGACAAGTACGTGAGAGTTCAATTTGTGGGCCACGAGCTTCACGATCCACTTTAAGGATATAAGCACGTACACGGTCACCAGAACGTAAGTTCTCTTTTGGAATCATTTGATCGCGACGGAGCAATGCTTCTACACGACCAGATTCAATAATGAGGCCATTCTTGTCAGCACGCTTGACAGTACCGGTCATGACTTTTTCGCCACGCTCAAGGTAGTCGTTCAAAATCTGCTCGCGCTCAGCATCACGAATGCGTTGCAAGATCACTTGCTTAGCAGCTTGCGCGCCGATACGGCCGAAAGCTAAGGATTCGATTTGCTCTTCGATATAGTCGCCAACTTCCATGTCAGCAAGTTGCTCTTGAGCTTCAAATTGCAGAATCTCTTTATCAGGCTCTTGTAAACCAGCTTCGTTCGGAACAACCAACCAACGACGGAAGGTTTCGTATTCACCAGTTTCGCGATCAATTGAAACGCGGATATCCACGTCTTCTGTGGCATAACGCTTCTTGGTTGCAGAGGCCAAAGCCATCTCCAACGCCTCGAATACGATAGCTTGATCAACGTTCTTTTCACGCGCTAGCGCGTCTGCCAACATGAGAACTTCTCGGCTCATGACTTTCTTCCTTTGAAATCAATAACAGGGACCAACCGAGTCTTATCGACCTCGGCTAAAGAGAACTCCAATTGAGAAGGCTGACCATCAGCTCCCTCAAATACCAAACCAAACTTTGCATCCGGCGAATTCAATTCACCACTCAGCAAACCTTGCAACTCACCACGAAAATTCTTGCGATTGCCAACAGCAACACGCAACTTCAAATCCACTTGCATTCCAGCGAAGCGCTCATAATCAGCAGCACTTTTCACTGGACGATCCAATCCTGGAGACGAAATCTCCAAACGCTCATACGGAATGTTTTCAACTGGCAAGGTGTAGCTCAACTGATGACTTACCTTTTCGCAATCTAATACCGTAATCAAGCGCTCGTAATCTGGGTTTTCAATCGTGACGCGTAGCAAACCTCCGGCTTCACGCTCAATCTCAACTAGCGTGTAACCTAAGTTTTCCAGCTCTGCAGAAATAACCTGCTGATCCTTCACGACACCCCTTCATACCAAAATGGCAAAAAAAAATGGGCTTCAAAGCCCATATTCTCGAAATTCAGAACAGGCCGACTTACGTTGATCGCAACATCAGTCGGTAATAACTAAAAACAGCAGAATCCTGCTGTAAGACCATAATTATAGCCTATTTGGCAGAAAACCGATACAAATCAGAAGCTTTCGCCCGGATTTCGCGGTTTTCTTGGTCCCTTATTGAAGGGTTTGCGCCCTTTTGGTGCGCTACGTTTAGATCCATTTCCAGGGGTTTGTGGGTTACCAGTCACAAAAGCGGACTGGCCATGGTGAACTTTGCCACCTTTACTGCGGTTTTGGCCTTGACCGCCGCCTTGCCCACCCTGAGCATTGCGACCGCCTTGACCACCTTGGCCAGGTCTACCACCTTGGGTGCGTCCACGGAAAGGCCCGCGCCCTTCTCCAGAACCGCCGCCGCCAGGTTTGCCGCCTCTGCCCTGATGCGTTAAGCCGTTATGGCCGCTAGCAAGGGTTAAGGCATCACGTGAACCCCAGTAAGAAACGGAGGTTTGCATTGGGTCTGGCTGGAAATCCTCCCCCAGAGGGCGACGATCACGGTTATTTGGATTGGGGTTGCGGCCCTTGTCTTGTGGCTGCGGCATTTTTAAGCCTGCAGACTTCATCAAGTTGTAGATGCCACCGGCCTCAATCTCCTCCCATTTGCCACGACGTAAGCGTGGGGGCAATAAGAAAATGCCGTAACGAGTTCGGATTAGGCGAGATACCGTATGTCCCACCGCTTCAAACATGCGACGTACTTCGCGATTACGGCCTTCACTTAATGCAACGTGGTACCAACGGTTTGCGCCTTCACCGCCGCCCATTGCTAGGCGTAAGAATTTTGCTTGGCCATCATCAAGCGTAATACCGCTCTTTAATAGCGCTGTGTTTTCTTGACTCAAATCACCCAAAATACGAACAGCGTATTCACGCTCAACACCATATCGCGGATGCATCAAACGATTCGCTAATTCACCAGAAGTAGTAAACAACAACAGTCCTTCAGTATTGAAGTCCAAGCGACCTACCGCAATCCAACGTCCTTGACGTGGCTTTGGTAATCGGTCAAACACAGTCGGACGACCTTCAGGATCAGATTGACTAACGATCTCGCCTGCAGGCTTGTGATACATGATCACGCGTGGCGGCTTAGTCTGAATCTTGCGATGAACTGGCTTGCCATTAATGCGTACTTGATCGGTTGGTCCAATACGCTGACCGATATGTGCAGGCAATCCGTTTACAGAAACGCGCCCTTGAATAATCAAGTCTTCCATATCGCGACGTGAACCCATGCCAACGTCAGCTAAAACCTTATGCAACTTAACGGTATCTTCATCATCAGCGTCGTCATCTAAACCATCGAGGTCTGACCATACTTCATCACGCAAACTGAGTGGTAAATCATCGACGTTCGCAAATTGCAAACTGCTGACTTCATCCTCTGTTGGCACATCTGAGTCTTCGTCTTCACGCGAACGTTGTGCGCGTTGTGCGCGGCGCTCAGCACCAGTTTGATGAGAGATCTCACTCTCATTTACACCATCAGGATTTTTAACCTCTTGAACTTCAGGAGCATCCAAGGCTGCATCAAACTCACCAGATACCACTGAAGCAAATAATGCTTCGCTTTCAGCGGGGTTCGGTGCTAACTTTGATAATTGGTTATTGCCTTGATTATTGCCGCCCTCACGTGGGCCATTTGCTTCGCCACCTTCGCGACGTGGCCGGTCTTTATTGAATGGGCGCTTCTTATTAAACGGGTGCTTGCCTGAACTCTGGCGGCGTGGGCGACGCTCTCCACGTTCACCGCGCTCCCCACCCTCAGTCTTCTGACCATCAGGGTTAGATGGTGCAGCATCTGAATTTGAAGGGTTTGCCGATGGATTTACTACCGGGGATGAATCGTTTTCGTTGGAGCTTGTCATTAATCGTTATTTTGTTTCGTCTGATTTGTCTTCAGACTCAGGGATATCTTCTTCAGTAATTTCTTCGGTCACTTCGATGACTGTTTCTTCTACAGTGATTTCTGTGATCTCTTCTGTCTCGTTCACTTCTTGTGCATCCGTATCAATGATGACCGTTTCTACGGTTGCAGATGGATCAAATTCCATAACTGCTTGACCTAATTGTTCTGCAGCAGCCATTGGCGCTGCATCTTCCAAAATCGGCAAGCTTTGCAGATTCGTCAAACTCAGGTCATCCAAGAATTGCTTGGTAGTTGCGTACAAACCAGGACGTCCAATTGTTTCTTTATGTCCAATCACCTCTACCCAACCACGATCTTCTAACTGCTTCATCACGTTACTACTCACTGCCACACCGCGAATCTCTTCTATCTCACCACGAGTAACCGGCTGACGGTAAGCGATGATCGCCAATGTCTCCATCACTGCGCGCGAATACTTTGGCGGCTTCTCTGGAGTCAGGCGGTCAAGATACTCACGCATCGAAAGACGGCTCTGAAAACGCCATCCAGTTGCAATGTGCACCAATTCCATACCCTTGTCGTCCCAGGCTCGTTGCAGCTCGACCAATGCTTCATCGATATCTGCCGTAGTGATGTCTTCTACAAACAAGCGAGACAAATCAGCAACGGTGAGTGGCTCCTGCGCACATAGGAGGGCTGTTTCAATTACGCGCTTATTGTGATCGTCCATAAAATTCAGGCTACCAGGAATCATCCTGATGAGGCTTTAAAAATGTATTTAGTAATGGGTTTTGGTGTTCTCTAGCGACTACGGACAATCCATCTCATCAGTTCTTATTGGGATATGCCCGCGCTGAAACGAAGTCCTTTTCGTTCACCTTGCGCCCATTATAAGGTAGGCTCAATACAATAGCCACATGCATAAGAAATACACCAAACCCCCTTTTCTCACATCTGATGCCCCTATCTATATGGAGCGTCGCAAGCTACTGAGCCTTGGGGTTGGTGTGGGCACCCTTCTTGGGGGCGCAGGCTTGAGCTCCTGCAGTCTGATGAGCAGCAAAAAACCGGTTGTTGGCTTGGTTTTGGGGGCCGGAGCAGCCCGCGGCTTTGCTCACGTGGGCGTTATTAAAGCTTTAGAAGCCCAAGGCATTAGACCCGACATTGTTGTTGGCAGCAGCGCTGGCAGCGTGATTGCCGCCCTTTTAGCTTCTGGGGCCAATGGCAACGAACTCAATCGTTTAGCCCTAAATCTAGACGAAGCCACTATTGCCGACTGGGGGGTTCCTTTTGGCGGTCGATTTGGTGGCCTCATCAAAGGTGACGCCCTACAAAATATGGTGAACCGAGAAGTACAAAACAAGTCCATTGAACAAATGCGCATTCCCCTCGGTATCGTTGCCACTGAACTGCAGTCGGGCAAAGGGGTTCTATTTCGCACAGGTAATACAGGCTTAGCAGTGCGCGCCTCTTGCAGCGTACCTGGTGTTTTTCAGCCAGCAGTGATTAGCGGTAAAGAATATGTAGATGGTGGTTTAGTTGCGCCAGTACCAGTTAGCTATGCAAGACAAATGGGTGCCACCCTAGTCATTGCAGTCAATATTTCTTCTGAGCCAGTGCATCAAGATGCCAGCGGAACCTTAGGCGTCTTACAGCAAACCATTTCTATCATGCAACGAAGTATTAATCAGTACGAATTAAAAAGTGCCGACATTATTATTCAGCCTCAACTTAAACAAATGAGTAGTGGCGATTTTAAGTCCAGAAATGCCGCTATTTTGGCTGGCGAAGTTGCAGCGCAAGAACAAATGGCGCTGATTAAAGAAAAGCTGAAAGGCTGATATCTATTGGGCTTGTAGCCCTATAGCCCTAGAGACTGCGTGATTTACGCTTGAGATTTTTGACTTCGTTCAAAAGCTCTTGACGCTCTGAATCGTTGAGGTTGTCGCTACCATCTAAACGACGTGCACCATCAAAACGCTTATCCCAGTAGAGGCTTCCGAGATCATCCACTCTGACGGATGTACCTTTGGAAGGTGAATGAATAAATTTGTTATCACCCACGTAAATGCCAACGTGAGAAAAAGTTAAACGCATCGTGTTAAAGAATACGAGATCACCTGGTTGCAATTCTTCACGAGTAATCGGCTTACCAACGCGACTCATCTGAGTCGATTTGCGTGGCAATAAAAATCCAAGTTTGTCTTTGAAGACATAACCAACAAAACTGCTGCCATCCAAACCAGATTGTGGCAATTCGGTATCCCAGCGGTAACGCACGCCAATAACTTCCATCGCACGATTAATCAACTCTTCGGATTTGCCGGTAACGGTGTCTGCCAGTCGATCTGAAACACGGGCAATATAAGAGCGACCTGCCTGGAACATACTTTCTTTAGGCACAGCCGCATCTGCATTTGCCTCGACCGCAGGGTCTGCCGCATAAGCGGATAGACAAATGAATGCGCCTAGACCGAAGCCTAGGAATTTAGAAAGCATTGTTTTTTTCAATGACATCGAATCAGTTTAACAAAGAACCCTTAATTAACCAAGTCTTCAATTTAGATCCAAGTCCTTGTTTATAAACATGAATTTTCACTAAATGAGGGCAAATGCACCAATTTAGCCCATTTTGCGGGGATTTGGACCCCCGCCCCAAACCCTCTTAAGTCAGCTCTGCGGCCGCAAAAAGCTCTTTGGTATAGGTTTGACGGGGATGCTTGATCAGGGTTTCAGTATCACCAAACTCCACCACTTTCCCGCCTTTGAGAACCATAACCTCGTGAGACATGGCCCTAATAACCGCTAAGTCATGACTAATCATCAGATAGGCCAAGTTGTATTTCTTTTGCAGCTCAGTCAATAAAGCTAGCACCTGCTTCTGAATAGAAACATCCAATGCGGAGGTTGGTTCGTCTAATACCAAAATTTGGGGACGCAAAATTAGTGCACGCGCAATTGCAATGCGTTGGCGTTGACCACCAGAAAACTCATGGGGATAACGCAGTAGGGCTGAGCGGTCTAAGCCTACCTCTTTCAGCATATCCACTACGCGAGTCTCACGTTCTGCTGTCGACAGCTTTGGAAAATGCACATCCAAACCTTCAGAAACAATTTGCAAGACATTCATGCGCGGTGACAGCGATCCAAAAGGATCCTGAAAGATTACTTGCAAGCTGGAGCGCAGCGCTCTTCTCTCGACTGGCTTAAGTTTCTGCCAGTCATTACCAAGAACATCAACTTCGCCAGATACTTCTGCTGCTGAGTCGCCAAGCAATCCGAGCACAGCCATCCCCAAAGTCGTCTTGCCAGAACCAGACTCGCCAATCACACCAATGGTTTGACCTTGCTTAAGCGAGAAGCTGACTTTTTTCAAAACCTTATGAGGTGGCGCTTTTTTAAACCAAGATACTGATTCTGAGCTTGGGTAGGCTACTGACAAGTCTTCAGTTTTTAATAACACTGGCGCTAAAGGCATCAGTGGTGCCAAGTCACGCACAGGCTCACTGTTTACCAAAGCGCGAGTATATGGATCTTCGGGATGTTCAAACACTTGCTTTGTTGATCCAGACTCCATCAGATTGCCTTGGTTTAAGACGGCTACACGCTGCGCAAAGTGTTTCACTAAATTGAGGTCATGGGTAATCAATAAAATTCCCATGCCGCCATCATCTTTAGATTCTTCTTGCAATTCTTTGAGCAAATCCAAAATCTGCAAACGTAAACTCACATCCAATGCTGTTGTTGGTTCATCAGCAATGAGAAGTCGCGGCTTACACGCCAAAGCCATCGCAATCATGGCGCGCTGTCTCTGACCACCAGAGAGCTGGTGTGGGTAAGAATGAAAACGGCGCTCAGGTTCAGGAATGCCGGTTTTTCGGAGCAAATCAACCGCAGCATCCATCGCATCTGTTTTAGAGATCAATGGCTGATAGATCTGCACTGCTTCAATAATTTGATTGCCTACAGTAAACAATGGATTCAAAGCCGTCATCGGCTCCTGAAACACCATGGCAATCTCGCGGCCACGAATCTCCCGAATATCTTGAATCGACATAGACAGCAAATCGACTTCACCCTTTCCATCTTTTCTATTCCAGAGAATCTTTCCGGAAACTTTTGCACCCTCTGGCTCAAGTCTTAGCGGTGCGAGTGCAGTCAGGGTCTTACCAGAGCCCGACTCACCCACGAGGGCAACTCGCTCACCTATACCGATTTCTAAATCAAGATGATTAACGGCAAACTTCTCGCGACGACCTGTTCCAAAAGAAATACTGAGATCTTCGTAGCGCAGCAAACTCATGAGCGACCTCCACTCATCAGACCAGCTTTGCGGGAGTCAAATGCATTACGCAATGCCTCGCCCATAAAGGTCAATAGCAGCAAAGTTACTACCAAGACCACAAAGGTTGATAAGGAGATCCACCAGGCATCGAGATTACTCTTGCCCTGTGACAACAACTCACCCAAGCTTGGCGTACCCGGAGGCACACCTAAGCCCAAGAAGTCCAAACTCGTCAGAGAAAGAATGGCTGCACTCATACGGAATGGCAAAAAGGTAATTACCGGCGTCAAACTATTGGGCAAAATATGGCGCCACATAATCTGAACATTGGTAAGGCCAAGTGCGCGTGCTGCACGCACGTACTCCAAGGCGCGGTTACGGAAAAATTCTGCACGGACATAATCTGATAGGCCCATCCATCCAAAAGCTGCTAACAAAATAATCAATAAGGAAACGCTGGGATTAAAGATCGAAGCAAAAATAATCAGCAAGTACAACTCCGGCATAGCAGACCAGATTTCAATTAACCGCTGAGATATCAAATCAAACTTGCCCCCAAAGAATCCCATCAGGGATCCAGTGATGATGCCCACGCTGACACCAACAATGGTGAGAGCCAGACCAAAAAGAATGGATAAGCGAAAGCCATAGATGAGTCGCGCCAAAACATCACGCCCACGATCGTCAGTGCCTAACCAGTTCTCCAAAGATGGTGGCGCTGGGTTAGGCACTTTGGAGAAGTAATTGAGCGTCTCATAGCTATAGTGAATCGGCGGGTAGATTGCCCAATTGCCGTTACTTGTAATGTTTTGACGAATGTCTGGATCCAAGAAATCAGTCGGCGTGGCAAAGTCTCCACCAAAGACGGTTTCTGGCTGACTCTTGACGATGGGGAAATAGAAATGCCCTTCATAACGCACCACTAAAGGCTTGTCATTGGCAATCAACTCTGCGCACATCGATAAACCGAAGAGCACCATGAAGATCCACAGACTGGTGTAGCCCATGCGGCTATTTTTAAAACGTTGCCAACGAGTCATGAACCGCCTCCCGCACCAAACTGAATGCGTGGGTCGATGTATACATAGCAAAGGTCAGAAATCAACTTCGTAAATAAACCAATTAAGGTAAATAAATACAGAGTTCCAAACACCACTGGATAGTCACGGCGCATCACTGACTCGTACGAAAGCAAGCCAAGCCCGTCTAGCGAGAACAAGGTCTCTATCAACAAGGAGCCCGTAAAGAAAGCACCAATAAACGCTGCAGGGAAACCGGTTACTAGTGGCAAGAGCGCATTGCGGAAGACATGCTTCCAAAGAACTTGCTTTTCTGTAAGGCCTTTTGCACGTGCAGTCAGAACGTATTGCTTACGAATCTCTTCCAGGAATGAATTCTTGGTCAACATAGTAACTACTGCAAAGCTTCCTAGAACGGATGCAGTAATTGGCAATACCAAATGCCATAAGTAATCCATGACCTTGCCAATCAAGCTGAGATCACTCCAGTTATCAGAAGTGAGGCCTCTTAGCGGGAAGATCTGCAAAAAACTTCCTCCACCAAAGATAACAAGCAATAGGACGCCAAGCACAAATCCTGGGATCGCATAACCCACCAGAATCATGCTGCTAGTGATCGCATCAAAACGTGAGCCGTCACGCACTGCCTTCGCGATACCCAAAGGAATCGAGACTAAATAGGTAATAAAGAAAGTCCATAAACCGATACTGATCGATACCGGCAATTTTGAGACTACTAAACGCCAAACGCTTTCATGTTGGTAATAACTTTGACCTAAATCGAATCTAGCAAAGCGCCCCAACATCATGAAATAGCGCTCAAGCGGCGGCTTATCAAAACCATACAAGGCTTTGACTTCTTCCAGACGTTGCGCGTCGACACCTTGACGACCACGATAAGTTGCACCAGAACCCGAAGACTCTGAACCACCCGTGGCTGCACTTCCTTTGCCTTTTAATTCCAATACCATTTGCTCTACTGGGCCACCCGGAACAAATTGCACCACGGCAAAGGTTAGAGTCAATACACCCAAGATGGTTGGGATCATCAAGAGCAAACGCTTGAAGATGTAGGCGCGCATTTGACCTTGCATTATTTAGACTCCTCTTTCCACCAATTTTGCATGATCCACAGTTCAGCTGAATAGTACAAAGGTGGCTCTGGGTAGCGCATCTCGTGACGGAAGGCAACGCGATGAGTTGGGTTATACCACTGAGGAACTACGTAATAACTATTCCATAAGACACGATCAAGCGCTCTAGTAGCAGTTCTTAACTGCTCACGATTTTGCGCCTTGGTAATTTCATCAATTAAGGCATCGACTACAGGTGATTGCACGCCAATCACGTTATCGGAACCTTTTTCTTTGGCGGCTTGACTACCAAAGCGATCCCAGAGCTCATTGCCTGGATTTTGAGAATCCTGGAAACGTACCGTAGTCATATCAAAGTCATACTCGTTCATACGCTTT
This region includes:
- the nusA gene encoding transcription termination factor NusA, translating into MSREVLMLADALAREKNVDQAIVFEALEMALASATKKRYATEDVDIRVSIDRETGEYETFRRWLVVPNEAGLQEPDKEILQFEAQEQLADMEVGDYIEEQIESLAFGRIGAQAAKQVILQRIRDAEREQILNDYLERGEKVMTGTVKRADKNGLIIESGRVEALLRRDQMIPKENLRSGDRVRAYILKVDREARGPQIELSRTCPDFLIKLFENEVPEMEQGLLEIKGAARDPGIRAKIAVITYDKRIDPIGTCVGVRGTRVTAVRNEVAGEAVDIVLWSEDPAQFVIGALAPAQVSSIVVDEERHAMDVVVDEENLAIAIGRSGQNVRLASDLTGWQINIMTPEESAEKTEKEASSVRQLFMDKLDVDQEVADILIEEGFNTLEEVAYVPLSEMLEIDSFDEDTVNELRTRARDSLLTMELAKEERIGEVSQDLRSLEGMTTELIAKLADNQVHTRDDLAELAVDELVEATQIDEETAKTLIMKAREHWFTS
- the rimP gene encoding ribosome maturation factor RimP, with product MKDQQVISAELENLGYTLVEIEREAGGLLRVTIENPDYERLITVLDCEKVSHQLSYTLPVENIPYERLEISSPGLDRPVKSAADYERFAGMQVDLKLRVAVGNRKNFRGELQGLLSGELNSPDAKFGLVFEGADGQPSQLEFSLAEVDKTRLVPVIDFKGRKS
- a CDS encoding pseudouridine synthase encodes the protein MTSSNENDSSPVVNPSANPSNSDAAPSNPDGQKTEGGERGERGERRPRRQSSGKHPFNKKRPFNKDRPRREGGEANGPREGGNNQGNNQLSKLAPNPAESEALFASVVSGEFDAALDAPEVQEVKNPDGVNESEISHQTGAERRAQRAQRSREDEDSDVPTEDEVSSLQFANVDDLPLSLRDEVWSDLDGLDDDADDEDTVKLHKVLADVGMGSRRDMEDLIIQGRVSVNGLPAHIGQRIGPTDQVRINGKPVHRKIQTKPPRVIMYHKPAGEIVSQSDPEGRPTVFDRLPKPRQGRWIAVGRLDFNTEGLLLFTTSGELANRLMHPRYGVEREYAVRILGDLSQENTALLKSGITLDDGQAKFLRLAMGGGEGANRWYHVALSEGRNREVRRMFEAVGHTVSRLIRTRYGIFLLPPRLRRGKWEEIEAGGIYNLMKSAGLKMPQPQDKGRNPNPNNRDRRPLGEDFQPDPMQTSVSYWGSRDALTLASGHNGLTHQGRGGKPGGGGSGEGRGPFRGRTQGGRPGQGGQGGRNAQGGQGGGQGQNRSKGGKVHHGQSAFVTGNPQTPGNGSKRSAPKGRKPFNKGPRKPRNPGESF
- the scpB gene encoding SMC-Scp complex subunit ScpB: MDDHNKRVIETALLCAQEPLTVADLSRLFVEDITTADIDEALVELQRAWDDKGMELVHIATGWRFQSRLSMREYLDRLTPEKPPKYSRAVMETLAIIAYRQPVTRGEIEEIRGVAVSSNVMKQLEDRGWVEVIGHKETIGRPGLYATTKQFLDDLSLTNLQSLPILEDAAPMAAAEQLGQAVMEFDPSATVETVIIDTDAQEVNETEEITEITVEETVIEVTEEITEEDIPESEDKSDETK
- a CDS encoding patatin-like phospholipase family protein codes for the protein MHKKYTKPPFLTSDAPIYMERRKLLSLGVGVGTLLGGAGLSSCSLMSSKKPVVGLVLGAGAARGFAHVGVIKALEAQGIRPDIVVGSSAGSVIAALLASGANGNELNRLALNLDEATIADWGVPFGGRFGGLIKGDALQNMVNREVQNKSIEQMRIPLGIVATELQSGKGVLFRTGNTGLAVRASCSVPGVFQPAVISGKEYVDGGLVAPVPVSYARQMGATLVIAVNISSEPVHQDASGTLGVLQQTISIMQRSINQYELKSADIIIQPQLKQMSSGDFKSRNAAILAGEVAAQEQMALIKEKLKG
- a CDS encoding C40 family peptidase — its product is MSLKKTMLSKFLGFGLGAFICLSAYAADPAVEANADAAVPKESMFQAGRSYIARVSDRLADTVTGKSEELINRAMEVIGVRYRWDTELPQSGLDGSSFVGYVFKDKLGFLLPRKSTQMSRVGKPITREELQPGDLVFFNTMRLTFSHVGIYVGDNKFIHSPSKGTSVRVDDLGSLYWDKRFDGARRLDGSDNLNDSERQELLNEVKNLKRKSRSL
- a CDS encoding dipeptide ABC transporter ATP-binding protein — protein: MSLLRYEDLSISFGTGRREKFAVNHLDLEIGIGERVALVGESGSGKTLTALAPLRLEPEGAKVSGKILWNRKDGKGEVDLLSMSIQDIREIRGREIAMVFQEPMTALNPLFTVGNQIIEAVQIYQPLISKTDAMDAAVDLLRKTGIPEPERRFHSYPHQLSGGQRQRAMIAMALACKPRLLIADEPTTALDVSLRLQILDLLKELQEESKDDGGMGILLITHDLNLVKHFAQRVAVLNQGNLMESGSTKQVFEHPEDPYTRALVNSEPVRDLAPLMPLAPVLLKTEDLSVAYPSSESVSWFKKAPPHKVLKKVSFSLKQGQTIGVIGESGSGKTTLGMAVLGLLGDSAAEVSGEVDVLGNDWQKLKPVERRALRSSLQVIFQDPFGSLSPRMNVLQIVSEGLDVHFPKLSTAERETRVVDMLKEVGLDRSALLRYPHEFSGGQRQRIAIARALILRPQILVLDEPTSALDVSIQKQVLALLTELQKKYNLAYLMISHDLAVIRAMSHEVMVLKGGKVVEFGDTETLIKHPRQTYTKELFAAAELT
- a CDS encoding ABC transporter permease, with the protein product MTRWQRFKNSRMGYTSLWIFMVLFGLSMCAELIANDKPLVVRYEGHFYFPIVKSQPETVFGGDFATPTDFLDPDIRQNITSNGNWAIYPPIHYSYETLNYFSKVPNPAPPSLENWLGTDDRGRDVLARLIYGFRLSILFGLALTIVGVSVGIITGSLMGFFGGKFDLISQRLIEIWSAMPELYLLIIFASIFNPSVSLLIILLAAFGWMGLSDYVRAEFFRNRALEYVRAARALGLTNVQIMWRHILPNSLTPVITFLPFRMSAAILSLTSLDFLGLGVPPGTPSLGELLSQGKSNLDAWWISLSTFVVLVVTLLLLTFMGEALRNAFDSRKAGLMSGGRS
- the yejB gene encoding microcin C ABC transporter permease YejB, which encodes MRAYIFKRLLLMIPTILGVLTLTFAVVQFVPGGPVEQMVLELKGKGSAATGGSESSGSGATYRGRQGVDAQRLEEVKALYGFDKPPLERYFMMLGRFARFDLGQSYYQHESVWRLVVSKLPVSISIGLWTFFITYLVSIPLGIAKAVRDGSRFDAITSSMILVGYAIPGFVLGVLLLVIFGGGSFLQIFPLRGLTSDNWSDLSLIGKVMDYLWHLVLPITASVLGSFAVVTMLTKNSFLEEIRKQYVLTARAKGLTEKQVLWKHVFRNALLPLVTGFPAAFIGAFFTGSLLIETLFSLDGLGLLSYESVMRRDYPVVFGTLYLFTLIGLFTKLISDLCYVYIDPRIQFGAGGGS